CGGACAGGGCGCAGCCGATATCGACAAGTACCTCGAGCTCGACGGCTACAAGGCCATCCAGAAAGCAATCGCCGAAGGCCCGGATTGGGTCATCAATACCATGAAGGCTTCCGGCCTTCGCGGACGTGGCGGGGCTGGTTTCCCCACCGGTATGAAGTGGTCCTTCGTACCGAAGCAGTCGGAAAAGCCCAAGTATGTCCTCGTCAATGGCGACGAGTCCGAACCCGGCACCTGCAAAGACCACGTCATCTTCCTGCATGATCCTCATGCGGTCATTGAAGGAACCATGATCGCCGGTCTCGCTATCGGCGCGAAAATGGGTTTTATCTATCTGCGCGGTGAGTACCGTTATCTCCTCAAGATCGTCGAAAAGGCCGTTGCCGACGCTTACTCCCGCGGCTTCCTGGGCAAAAATATCTTCGGTTCGGGAGTCGACTTCGACATCGTGACCCAGTCCGGTGCAGGAGCCTACGAAGTGGGCGAAGAGTCTGCCCTCATGGAGTCCCTCGAAGGCAAGCGTGGTGTTCCCCGCATCAAGCCACCCTTCCCTGCTGTTGTCGGCCTCTACGGTGGCCCTACCGTCATCAATAATGCAGAGACGATCGCCTCCGCTCCGCACATCCTTCTGATGGGTGGCGAGGCATACGCCAAGATTGGCTCCGAGCGCAACGGCGGTACTCGCCTCTTCGGAATCTCCGGTCACGTGGAGCGCCCTGGTGTCTACGAGTTGCCCATGGGCTACAACCTCAAGAAGGCCATCTACGATGTCGCTGGCGGAGTGAAAGACGGCAAGAAACTCAAGGCTGTCGTTCCCGGGGGATCCTCCTGCCCGGTCCTGCTTCCCGAAGAGATCGACGTAGGGCTCGACTTCGACCAGATGGGCAAGGCGGGCACCATGCTCGGCTCTGGCGGCATCGTGGTGCTGGACGAGACCGTTTCAATCGTCGAGTTTGCCCTGCGCACCATCGCCTTCTATCAGCACGAGTCCTGCGGTTGGTGCATCCCCTGCCGCGAGGGCACAGACTGGATCAAGAAGACCCTCACCCGTGTCTATAACGGCGGCGGTTCGAAGAAGGACGTAGCCAACGTTCAGTACCTTGCCGAAAACATGATGGGCCGTACCTTCTGCCCACTCGGCGATGCTGCTGCTATGCCGACGC
This portion of the Edaphobacter sp. 4G125 genome encodes:
- the nuoF gene encoding NADH-quinone oxidoreductase subunit NuoF; translated protein: MPTLVSHPDEVKVISRRFGQGAADIDKYLELDGYKAIQKAIAEGPDWVINTMKASGLRGRGGAGFPTGMKWSFVPKQSEKPKYVLVNGDESEPGTCKDHVIFLHDPHAVIEGTMIAGLAIGAKMGFIYLRGEYRYLLKIVEKAVADAYSRGFLGKNIFGSGVDFDIVTQSGAGAYEVGEESALMESLEGKRGVPRIKPPFPAVVGLYGGPTVINNAETIASAPHILLMGGEAYAKIGSERNGGTRLFGISGHVERPGVYELPMGYNLKKAIYDVAGGVKDGKKLKAVVPGGSSCPVLLPEEIDVGLDFDQMGKAGTMLGSGGIVVLDETVSIVEFALRTIAFYQHESCGWCIPCREGTDWIKKTLTRVYNGGGSKKDVANVQYLAENMMGRTFCPLGDAAAMPTLGFVKKFRKEFEDYIEGHKAGTPIITVEQLVGAH